The Euphorbia lathyris chromosome 2, ddEupLath1.1, whole genome shotgun sequence genome includes a window with the following:
- the LOC136220849 gene encoding protein-ribulosamine 3-kinase, chloroplastic isoform X1, translating to MVVAHVGILSSSSSFPSLNLLPRLRFTRSKTFSAVAAMSDDPIREWILTEGKAKNITRIGSIGGGCINLANRYDTDAGSFFVKTNRSIGPYMFEGEALGLGAMYDTKTIRVPRPFKVGPLPTGGSFIIMEFIEFGASRSNQSVLGRKLAEMHKAGKSEKGFGFDVDNTIGSTPQMNTWMSDWIEFYGERRLGYQLKLLLDQYGDLTIYQRGQRLVKNMAPLFENMVIEPCLIHGDLWSGNVSSDKTGEPVILDPACYYGHNEAEFGMSWCAGFGGSFYDAYFEVMPKQPGFEKRRDLYMLYHYLNHYNLFGTGYRSSAMSIIDDYLRMLHV from the exons CAGTTGCTGCAATGAGTGATGATCCAATCCGTGAATGGATTTTAACGGAAGGAAAGGCAAAGAACATTACAAGGATTGGTTCTATTGGTGGTGGTTGTATTAATCTTGCAAATCGTTATGATACTGATGCTGGTTCTTTCTTTGTCAAAACAAATAG GAGTATCGGACCCTACATGTTTGAAGGAGAGGCTCTTGGCTTAGGTGCTATGTATGATACCAAAACAATCCGTGTCCCTCGCCCGTTTAAG GTTGGACCCCTGCCAACCGGTGGATCGTTCATCATCATGGAATTTATAGAGTTTGGTGCGTCGAGAAGCAATCAA TCTGTCCTAGGGAGGAAGCTTGCTGAAATGCATAAAGCTGGGAAATCTGAAAAAGGATTCGGGTTCGACGTTGATAATACAATTGGAAG CACTCCTCAGATGAATACATGGATGTCGGATTGGATCGAGTTTTACGGAGAGCGTAGATTGGGATACCAGCTGAAGTTGTTATTAGATCAGTATGGCGACTTAACCATTTACCAAAGAG GACAAAGACTGGTGAAGAACATGGCACCGCTCTTTGAGAACATGGTCATCGAACCGTGCTTGATTCACGGTGACTTGTGGAGTGGGAATGTCAGCTCGGACAAAACTGGCGAGCCCGTTATACTTGACCCAGCATGTTATT ATGGGCATAACGAGGCAGAATTCGGGATGTCATGGTGTGCGGGTTTCGGAGGATCCTTCTATGATGCTTATTTTGAG GTGATGCCGAAACAACCCGGATTCGAGAAAAGGAGAGATCTTTACATGTTGTATCATTATctgaatcattataatctattTGGTACTGGCTATAGATCATCAGCAATGTCAATTATAGATGACTATCTACGGATGTTACATGTTTAA
- the LOC136220849 gene encoding protein-ribulosamine 3-kinase, chloroplastic isoform X3, protein METEMETKCGNASEEEFTCNIQVAAMSDDPIREWILTEGKAKNITRIGSIGGGCINLANRYDTDAGSFFVKTNRSIGPYMFEGEALGLGAMYDTKTIRVPRPFKVGPLPTGGSFIIMEFIEFGASRSNQSVLGRKLAEMHKAGKSEKGFGFDVDNTIGSTPQMNTWMSDWIEFYGERRLGYQLKLLLDQYGDLTIYQRGQRLVKNMAPLFENMVIEPCLIHGDLWSGNVSSDKTGEPVILDPACYYGHNEAEFGMSWCAGFGGSFYDAYFEVMPKQPGFEKRRDLYMLYHYLNHYNLFGTGYRSSAMSIIDDYLRMLHV, encoded by the exons AAATGCGGAAATGCTAGTGAAGAAGAGTTTACGTGCAACATACAAG TTGCTGCAATGAGTGATGATCCAATCCGTGAATGGATTTTAACGGAAGGAAAGGCAAAGAACATTACAAGGATTGGTTCTATTGGTGGTGGTTGTATTAATCTTGCAAATCGTTATGATACTGATGCTGGTTCTTTCTTTGTCAAAACAAATAG GAGTATCGGACCCTACATGTTTGAAGGAGAGGCTCTTGGCTTAGGTGCTATGTATGATACCAAAACAATCCGTGTCCCTCGCCCGTTTAAG GTTGGACCCCTGCCAACCGGTGGATCGTTCATCATCATGGAATTTATAGAGTTTGGTGCGTCGAGAAGCAATCAA TCTGTCCTAGGGAGGAAGCTTGCTGAAATGCATAAAGCTGGGAAATCTGAAAAAGGATTCGGGTTCGACGTTGATAATACAATTGGAAG CACTCCTCAGATGAATACATGGATGTCGGATTGGATCGAGTTTTACGGAGAGCGTAGATTGGGATACCAGCTGAAGTTGTTATTAGATCAGTATGGCGACTTAACCATTTACCAAAGAG GACAAAGACTGGTGAAGAACATGGCACCGCTCTTTGAGAACATGGTCATCGAACCGTGCTTGATTCACGGTGACTTGTGGAGTGGGAATGTCAGCTCGGACAAAACTGGCGAGCCCGTTATACTTGACCCAGCATGTTATT ATGGGCATAACGAGGCAGAATTCGGGATGTCATGGTGTGCGGGTTTCGGAGGATCCTTCTATGATGCTTATTTTGAG GTGATGCCGAAACAACCCGGATTCGAGAAAAGGAGAGATCTTTACATGTTGTATCATTATctgaatcattataatctattTGGTACTGGCTATAGATCATCAGCAATGTCAATTATAGATGACTATCTACGGATGTTACATGTTTAA
- the LOC136220295 gene encoding uncharacterized protein produces the protein MNNLPPESAPPPPQQQLPLSELILSLEQAAFMAKQLPATANPTQIHQIYSSLHQAHKNLSSFISQTQISSYLPPPPPLHAAGTSQSHSSAGGGPAEQDLDEPMEIGEDDNEGGGGGEGEGNSKVIIEKVEEKFRGCFIKNKRVKRRLSPSLVAEERRLIEDGYDLGRQGYDPHEARIRALDLIFQFHC, from the coding sequence atgaacaaCTTGCCACCGGAATCAGCACCACCGCCGCCACAACAACAACTCCCGTTATCTGAACTGATTTTATCCTTAGAACAAGCGGCGTTCATGGCTAAACAACTTCCGGCCACCGCTAACCCAACCCAGATTCACCAAATCTATTCCTCTCTTCACCAAGCCCATAAAAATCTCTCCTCTTTCATTTCCCAGACCCAAATCTCTTCCTATCTCCCTCCTCCTCCGCCTCTCCACGCCGCCGGAACCTCTCAATCTCATTCCTCCGCCGGCGGGGGACCTGCCGAACAAGATTTGGATGAGCCCATGGAAATTGGTGAAGATGATAATGAAGGTGGAGGCGGAGGCGAAGGCGAAGGGAATTCTAAGGTAATAATTGAGAAGGTGGAAGAGAAATTTAGGGGTTGTTTTATCAAGAACAAGAGGGTTAAGCGGCGGTTGTCGCCGTCGTTAGTGGCGGAGGAAAGGAGGTTGATTGAAGATGGGTATGATTTAGGAAGACAGGGTTATGATCCACATGAAGCTAGAATTAGGGCTTTAGATCTTATTTTCCAGTTTCATTGCTGA
- the LOC136220849 gene encoding protein-ribulosamine 3-kinase, chloroplastic isoform X2 → MVVAHVGILSSSSSFPSLNLLPRLRFTRSKTFSVAAMSDDPIREWILTEGKAKNITRIGSIGGGCINLANRYDTDAGSFFVKTNRSIGPYMFEGEALGLGAMYDTKTIRVPRPFKVGPLPTGGSFIIMEFIEFGASRSNQSVLGRKLAEMHKAGKSEKGFGFDVDNTIGSTPQMNTWMSDWIEFYGERRLGYQLKLLLDQYGDLTIYQRGQRLVKNMAPLFENMVIEPCLIHGDLWSGNVSSDKTGEPVILDPACYYGHNEAEFGMSWCAGFGGSFYDAYFEVMPKQPGFEKRRDLYMLYHYLNHYNLFGTGYRSSAMSIIDDYLRMLHV, encoded by the exons TTGCTGCAATGAGTGATGATCCAATCCGTGAATGGATTTTAACGGAAGGAAAGGCAAAGAACATTACAAGGATTGGTTCTATTGGTGGTGGTTGTATTAATCTTGCAAATCGTTATGATACTGATGCTGGTTCTTTCTTTGTCAAAACAAATAG GAGTATCGGACCCTACATGTTTGAAGGAGAGGCTCTTGGCTTAGGTGCTATGTATGATACCAAAACAATCCGTGTCCCTCGCCCGTTTAAG GTTGGACCCCTGCCAACCGGTGGATCGTTCATCATCATGGAATTTATAGAGTTTGGTGCGTCGAGAAGCAATCAA TCTGTCCTAGGGAGGAAGCTTGCTGAAATGCATAAAGCTGGGAAATCTGAAAAAGGATTCGGGTTCGACGTTGATAATACAATTGGAAG CACTCCTCAGATGAATACATGGATGTCGGATTGGATCGAGTTTTACGGAGAGCGTAGATTGGGATACCAGCTGAAGTTGTTATTAGATCAGTATGGCGACTTAACCATTTACCAAAGAG GACAAAGACTGGTGAAGAACATGGCACCGCTCTTTGAGAACATGGTCATCGAACCGTGCTTGATTCACGGTGACTTGTGGAGTGGGAATGTCAGCTCGGACAAAACTGGCGAGCCCGTTATACTTGACCCAGCATGTTATT ATGGGCATAACGAGGCAGAATTCGGGATGTCATGGTGTGCGGGTTTCGGAGGATCCTTCTATGATGCTTATTTTGAG GTGATGCCGAAACAACCCGGATTCGAGAAAAGGAGAGATCTTTACATGTTGTATCATTATctgaatcattataatctattTGGTACTGGCTATAGATCATCAGCAATGTCAATTATAGATGACTATCTACGGATGTTACATGTTTAA